One Streptomyces umbrinus genomic window, TGTACGTCTGGGAATGGCAGGCATATCCGCAGTTCAGCATCCCGATCGAGGACCTGGTGGAGGGTGTGCTCCACGACGACAAGCACACCGAGCAGCTCGGCGCCGGACCCGCGCACCGTCACACCTTGCACGTCGGCCCGGAAGTCCGCGCGGGAGCGGCGTGGATCTGGGGGGAAGGCGCCCCGCGAGCCCTGCGCGACACCGTGCGTTTCGAGTGGGAGGCGCTGGACTCCTGGTTCGAGGAGGACGAGCCGGTCTTCGTCCATCCGCGCAGCCCGTACTCCCGTGTGGACGCTCTGCGTTCCAGCAGCTCGGTCCGAGTGGAGCTGGACGGCGTCGTGCTGGCGGAGGCGGCCGACTGCGTGAAGCTGTTCGAGACCGGCCTGCCGACCCGCTACTACCTCGATCGCACGAACATCGACTGGACGCGGCTGCGGCACTCGGACACGGTGACCCGATGCCCCTACAAGGGGACGACGAGCAGCTACTGGTCCTTCGACAGCGACACCGCCTCCCACGAGGACATCGCCTGGACCTACGACTTCCCGACCATCCACGCCAACCGCATCGCCGGACTCACCGCGTTCTACAACGAACACGTCGATCTGTACGTCGACGGCACTTTGTTGCTGCCGAGGCCCGTGGACCCCGCCCAAATGGCATCCGACTAGCGACAACTGTTCCCTTGGCCGGCAGGGCGCTTGCTCGAGAACGGACCTGGCCGACAAGTGAATGTCGTGCCGTTTTCCCGGACGCGTCACACTTTGACTCCCGGCACGGTCTCTTGAGGTGGAAAGCCTTCCGATATCCACCTTTCTCAAGGAGTAAATCCGTGAGTGACATCATCCTCGAGCCCGCCGCGCAGGAATTCGCCGACGCGACCGCCAAGCCGCCGCTGCTGTACGAACTCGGTGTCGAGGGCGCCCGCAAGCTGCTCGACGACGTACAGTCCGGGCCGGTCGAGAAACTCGACGTGGACGAGAAGTGGATCACCGTACCCGCCCAGGTCGGCGACGTGCGGGTGCGCATCGTCAGGCCCGTCGGCAGCACCGGCGTCCTGCCCGTCATCCTCTACGTGCACGGCGGCGGCTGGATCCTCGGGAACGCCGGCACCCACGACCGTCTGGTGCGTGAACTGGCCGTGGGCGCCGAGGCGGCCGTCGTCTTCGTCGAGTACGACCGCTCGCCGGAGGCCAAGTACCCCGTCGCCATCGAGCAGGCGTACGCCACCGCCCAGTGGATCACCACCAAGGGCACGCAGGAGGGCCTGGACGCCTCCCGGCTGGTCGTCGCCGGTGACTCCGTCGGCGGCAACATGAGCGCCGCCCTCACCCACATGGCCAAGCGGCGCGGCGACGTCACCTTCCTGCATCAGTCGCTGTACTACCCCGTCACCGACGCCGCGCAGGACACCGAGAGCTACCGGGTCTTCGCCCACGGACCGCACCTGACCGCCAAGGCCATGGAGTGGTTCTGGGACGCCTACACCACCGACCCGGCGGAGCGCAGCCAGATCACGGCCTCCCCGCTGCACGCCACCCTGGAGGACCTCCAGGGACTTCCCCCGGCGTACGTCGTCGTCGACGAGAACGACGTGCTGCGCGACGAGGGCGAGGCGTACGCCCGCAAGCTGATCCAGGCCGGCGTGCCGACCACGAGCGTCCGCTACAACGCCAGCCTGCACGACTTCATGATGCTGAACACGGTCCGCGGAACTCAGGCGTCCACATCGGCGATCGAGCAGGCCGTTCACGTCCTGCGCAAGGCCCTCGGCACCGACTGATCCATTCCGCATGGCGATTCCGCGGAAATTCCGACACAGCCGAGCCCGATGACGCGCGTAATTCGCCGGTTGATCGAAAGACCCACTTCCATGAATGCAGTGAAACCCACCGTAGTCCTCGTGCACGGCGCTTTCGCGGACTCGTCGAGCTGGAACGGCGTCGTCGACAGGCTCCAGTCGCACGGCTATCCCGTGGTGGCCGCGAGCAATCCGCTTCGCGGGCTGACCGCGGACAGCGCATACGTCAGGCAGCTCCTGGTGTCCATCGCCGGACCCGTCGTCCTGGTCGGCCACTCCTACGGCGGCTCGATCATCAGCAACGCCGCGAAGGGACTCGACCACGTCAGGGTTCTCGTCTTCGTCGCGGCGTTTCTGCCGGAGCAGGGCGAGAGCGCGGTCGACCTGTCCGGCAAGTTCCCGGGCAGCACGCTCGGGGAGGCGCTCCACCCGGTGCCGGTGACGCTCCCCGACGAGAGCCAGGTCGCGGATCTCTACATCGAGAAGAGCAAGTTCCACCAGCAGTTCGCCGCCGACGTCCCCGCGGAGACCGCGGCGATCATGGCGGCCACGCAGCGGCCCGTGGCCGATGCCGCGCTGGCGGAGGGCGCCTCCGCCCCGGGGTGGCGGGACATCCCGTCCTGGGTGCTCATCGCCTCCGAGGACCGGAACATACCGGCGAGTGCCCAGGCATCCATGGCCGAGCGCGCGGAGGCCACGGTGGTCGAGGTCGCGGCCTCCCACGCGGTCAGTGTCTCGCGGCCCGGTGAGGTCGCGCGACTGATCAACGAGGCGGCGCAGGCGACCGGTTGAGTGCGCGGTGGGTCGCGGCCGTCCGAGGCCGGCGGCGACCCACCGGCACCACCGCCCGCACTCAGACCGGGCGCCTCCGACACTGGGAGCACATCATGAAAACGAGCAAACAGGCCGCTCGTGGGCTGGCCGACCTCGAGGCGTACCTGTACCGCGAGGCGCATCTCAGCGCCGCTCGCCGGCGTGTGTCCGCCTTCACCGAGAGGACGGCCGGGCTGACCCACGGGCAGAAGCGGGATATCGAGCAGTGGTATCTCGAGGAGCAGAAGTACGTGGCCCGCATGGTGACCGAGCACATCGCCGACAGCGTCGGCGCGGCCGAGGCGGCGCATCACCTCCGGTTCGGACACTGGCTGCGCGGGACGATGCTCGCGATGGCCGTGATCTGCCTGGTGACGTTCGTGTGCACGGCGGTTGTCGTGGCATCGGTGGCCTGACCCGCGGACGCGTCACCCGGCCTTCAGGAGAGGTACGGGCCGCGAGTGACTGAAACTGATCGGTTGTGCGACGCCGGGGTATGGTGGCGGCCGGGAGGCTGCCATGGCGAGGGACGGAGCAGGGTCCGAACTCATCGGGCGGCAGGACGAGTGTCAGCTCCTCGAAGGTCTCCTCGCGCAGGTCAGGGCCGGTCAGAGCGGGGTTCTGGTGCTGCGCGGCGAAGCGGGGATCGGGAAGACCGAACTGCTGAACCATCTGCTCGACCGGGCCACCGGATGCCATATCGTCCGGGCGGCCGGCGTGCAGTCCGAAATGGAGCTCTCCTACGCCGGACTGCACCAGCTCTGCGCCCCGCTGCTGTCCCACCTCGACGGTCTCCCCGAGCCGCAGCGCGACGCACTGCGCACGGCCTTCGGCATGCAGGTCGGCGCCGCCCCCGACCGCTTCCTGGTCGGTCTGGCCACGCTGAGCCTGCTCGCCGCGGCCGTCGCAGACCAGCCACTGCTGTGCGTGGTCGACGACGCCCAGTGGCTGGACCGGGTGTCCGCCCAGACCCTGGAGTTCGTCGCGCGACGGCTCCACGCCGAACCCGTCCTGCTCGTCCTGGCCGTCCGTGAGTCCGGCTCCCGTGAGGTGCTCGCGGACCTGCCCGAGCTTCCTGTGCGGGGACTGAACGAGCGTGATTCCGGCGAGCTTCTCGACTCGGTCGTCACCGGCCCGCTCGACCAGCGGGTACGGGACCGCATCGTCGCCGAGACGCGCGGCAACCCGCTGGCCCTGCTGGAGCTGCCACGCGGCCTGACCCTCCTGGAGATGGCCGTCGGCTTCGGAGGACTGGAGACCCGCCCCCTGTCCAGCCAGATCGAGGCGGGCTTCCTCCGCCGTATCCGAGCCCTGCCCACGCAGACCCAGCAACTGCTGCTG contains:
- a CDS encoding alpha/beta hydrolase; this encodes MSDIILEPAAQEFADATAKPPLLYELGVEGARKLLDDVQSGPVEKLDVDEKWITVPAQVGDVRVRIVRPVGSTGVLPVILYVHGGGWILGNAGTHDRLVRELAVGAEAAVVFVEYDRSPEAKYPVAIEQAYATAQWITTKGTQEGLDASRLVVAGDSVGGNMSAALTHMAKRRGDVTFLHQSLYYPVTDAAQDTESYRVFAHGPHLTAKAMEWFWDAYTTDPAERSQITASPLHATLEDLQGLPPAYVVVDENDVLRDEGEAYARKLIQAGVPTTSVRYNASLHDFMMLNTVRGTQASTSAIEQAVHVLRKALGTD
- a CDS encoding DUF427 domain-containing protein, which encodes MASESVLHPSLIVPIGHVEPVPRRIRGMIGGRVAFDTRRALYVWEWQAYPQFSIPIEDLVEGVLHDDKHTEQLGAGPAHRHTLHVGPEVRAGAAWIWGEGAPRALRDTVRFEWEALDSWFEEDEPVFVHPRSPYSRVDALRSSSSVRVELDGVVLAEAADCVKLFETGLPTRYYLDRTNIDWTRLRHSDTVTRCPYKGTTSSYWSFDSDTASHEDIAWTYDFPTIHANRIAGLTAFYNEHVDLYVDGTLLLPRPVDPAQMASD
- a CDS encoding alpha/beta fold hydrolase codes for the protein MNAVKPTVVLVHGAFADSSSWNGVVDRLQSHGYPVVAASNPLRGLTADSAYVRQLLVSIAGPVVLVGHSYGGSIISNAAKGLDHVRVLVFVAAFLPEQGESAVDLSGKFPGSTLGEALHPVPVTLPDESQVADLYIEKSKFHQQFAADVPAETAAIMAATQRPVADAALAEGASAPGWRDIPSWVLIASEDRNIPASAQASMAERAEATVVEVAASHAVSVSRPGEVARLINEAAQATG